One genomic region from Croceicoccus sp. YJ47 encodes:
- a CDS encoding peptidylprolyl isomerase produces the protein MRALSRTACALGAMALTVTPVLAQVASDAAQAANREDPGATQPLDIPAQPQVFTSGDTGGGFRGATAIVNGDIITGTDIDHRLAIVLAANETELSPEDRQRLRAQIQTNLIDETLQIQEATASEVPVSDAEVEATYNRVSQQNFNLTPAELDAYLESIGSSPRSMKQQIRGELAWQRLLRRNIAPFINVSEEEVQERLDRLEADKGTEEYRVGEIFLSATSENAAAVEQRAQQVMQQIQQGGSFVAYARQYSEASTAAVGGDLGWVRLGTLPPELARTAAQMQQGQLVGPIPLTGGYSILYLIDKRQVLVSDPKDALLSLKQISIAFPAGISQDEAAARAERFSEGVQNLGGCGGVDAAAAQLGAEVVSNDNVRVRDLPAPLQDTMMTLPPGGVTQPFGSVEEGVRVLMLCGRSEPTAASGPDFDQLMSQIEDERINKRAQIYLRDLRRDAVIEYN, from the coding sequence CTGCGCGCCCTTTCCCGCACCGCCTGCGCGCTGGGCGCGATGGCGCTCACGGTGACGCCGGTGCTGGCGCAGGTCGCCTCCGACGCGGCGCAGGCCGCCAATCGCGAGGATCCCGGCGCGACGCAGCCGCTCGACATTCCCGCACAGCCGCAGGTTTTCACCAGCGGCGACACCGGCGGCGGGTTCCGCGGCGCGACGGCAATCGTCAATGGCGACATCATCACCGGCACCGATATCGACCACCGGCTCGCCATCGTGCTGGCCGCGAATGAAACGGAGCTTTCGCCCGAGGACCGGCAACGCCTGCGCGCACAGATTCAGACGAACCTGATCGACGAAACGCTACAGATTCAGGAAGCGACCGCATCCGAGGTCCCGGTGTCCGACGCCGAGGTGGAGGCGACCTACAACCGCGTGTCGCAGCAGAATTTCAACCTGACCCCGGCGGAGCTGGATGCCTATCTGGAATCCATCGGCTCCTCCCCCCGTTCGATGAAGCAGCAGATCCGCGGCGAACTCGCGTGGCAGCGCCTCCTGCGCCGCAATATCGCGCCCTTCATCAACGTGTCGGAAGAAGAGGTTCAGGAACGGCTCGACCGGCTCGAGGCGGACAAGGGGACCGAGGAATATCGCGTCGGCGAAATTTTCCTTTCGGCAACCAGCGAAAACGCCGCCGCCGTCGAACAGCGCGCGCAGCAGGTGATGCAGCAGATTCAGCAGGGCGGCAGTTTCGTCGCCTACGCGCGTCAGTATTCGGAGGCCTCGACCGCGGCAGTCGGCGGCGACCTCGGCTGGGTCCGGCTCGGCACGCTGCCGCCCGAACTCGCCCGCACCGCAGCGCAGATGCAGCAGGGGCAGCTCGTCGGGCCGATCCCGCTGACGGGCGGCTATTCCATCCTCTATCTCATCGACAAGCGCCAGGTGCTCGTCTCCGATCCGAAGGATGCGCTGCTCTCGCTGAAGCAGATTTCGATCGCCTTCCCCGCCGGCATTTCGCAGGACGAAGCGGCGGCGCGGGCCGAACGGTTCTCCGAAGGGGTGCAGAATCTCGGCGGTTGCGGCGGCGTCGATGCCGCGGCGGCACAGCTGGGCGCCGAGGTCGTGTCGAATGACAATGTCCGCGTGCGCGATCTTCCCGCCCCGTTGCAGGATACGATGATGACCCTCCCGCCGGGCGGCGTGACGCAGCCCTTCGGCTCGGTCGAGGAAGGCGTGCGTGTGCTGATGCTGTGCGGGCGGAGCGAGCCGACCGCCGCGTCCGGCCCAGATTTCGATCAGCTCATGTCGCAGATCGAGGACGAGCGCATCAACAAGCGGGCGCAGATCTATCTGCGCGACCTGCGCCGCGATGCCGTCATCGAATATAACTGA
- a CDS encoding LPS-assembly protein LptD has translation MPPRADPVTTPFDRTAAPDRSPVRASLCARHWLAAASLGAMIVCAAPAWAQATGPDAPQFWDEGDPDNQPEIDENRPDGAAPGDDRWYVPTFELDEPADGTVGFAADELQYDTDQQIVTASGNVLLRRGRQEVRADTVEWNRANGAIVAVGNVRSVDDGGNVLYTDRIALTEELRAGALENLLIVLGEGGRLAARSGTRADDGSITLESTNYTACAIETGDGCPKRPSWRITARQVHYDPATQKIDFDGARLVLFDTVALPLPTLSILAADRAVSGITSPNLRFTQSNGVQVSAAYYMRIAPNRELTLGANVYSDVLPMVSARYRALTEKGAYQVTGYATSSSRVPVGNNPTRTEQESFRGYLDGNGRYNLNENLSVTGSVRVTTDRTFLRRYDISRDDRLRSTVSLRRIDDDSFFEFTGWGAQTLRFGDDQGQVPFALPLIDYRRRVDDPLLGGRIMLQANSLALVRTDGQDTQRAFAGATWSRHAVTPWGQQVTATALLRGDVYHSDENDRSTILQYRGDPGWHGRGIALGAVDVKWPLTGGLFGGQQVLTPRVQLVAAPQFRNSVIPNEDPRAIDLEDSNLFALNRFPGYDRVEDGTRFTYGLDWRWTRPDWRALATIGQSYRITRDDTLLPDGTGLVNRTSDVVGRAELRFRDFVKAAYRFRIDKDNLAFRRNEWDLTVGTRETYAEIGYLKLDRNIPAVLEDLQDREELRLAGRYAFASYWSVFGSTVINLTDQAINPQFASDGFEALRTRLGVAYDDECLQFAVTWRYDNFESGDVQRGSTFLFDFALRNFGL, from the coding sequence ATGCCGCCCCGCGCCGACCCTGTGACGACACCGTTTGACCGCACTGCCGCCCCGGACCGATCGCCGGTTCGGGCATCCCTTTGCGCGCGCCACTGGCTGGCCGCGGCGTCGCTGGGCGCGATGATCGTATGCGCGGCGCCGGCATGGGCGCAGGCGACCGGCCCCGATGCACCGCAATTCTGGGACGAAGGCGACCCGGACAACCAGCCGGAAATCGACGAGAATCGCCCCGATGGCGCCGCGCCCGGCGACGACCGCTGGTACGTCCCCACGTTCGAGCTGGACGAACCGGCCGACGGCACGGTGGGTTTCGCCGCCGACGAATTGCAATACGATACCGATCAGCAAATCGTCACCGCCAGCGGCAATGTCCTGCTCCGCCGGGGTCGCCAAGAAGTGCGCGCCGATACGGTGGAATGGAACCGGGCGAACGGCGCGATCGTCGCTGTCGGCAATGTGCGGTCGGTCGACGATGGCGGCAATGTCCTTTACACCGACCGCATCGCCCTGACCGAGGAATTGCGGGCGGGTGCGCTTGAAAACCTGCTCATCGTGCTGGGCGAAGGGGGGCGGCTGGCCGCGCGTTCGGGCACCCGCGCCGACGATGGCAGCATCACGCTCGAGTCCACGAATTACACCGCCTGCGCGATCGAGACGGGCGACGGATGCCCCAAACGGCCAAGCTGGCGCATCACCGCGCGGCAGGTGCATTACGATCCCGCCACGCAGAAGATCGATTTCGACGGGGCGCGGCTCGTCCTGTTCGACACGGTGGCGCTCCCGCTGCCGACACTGTCCATCCTGGCGGCGGACCGCGCGGTGTCCGGCATCACCAGCCCGAATCTGCGCTTCACCCAATCGAACGGGGTGCAGGTTTCCGCCGCCTATTACATGCGGATCGCTCCCAATCGGGAGCTGACGCTGGGTGCGAACGTCTATTCCGACGTGTTGCCGATGGTGTCGGCCCGCTATCGCGCCCTGACCGAAAAGGGCGCGTATCAGGTCACCGGATACGCGACGAGCAGTTCGCGCGTGCCGGTCGGCAACAACCCTACCCGCACGGAACAGGAATCATTTCGCGGCTATCTCGACGGGAACGGGCGCTATAACCTGAACGAGAACCTCTCGGTCACGGGTTCGGTGCGCGTCACGACCGACCGCACGTTCCTGCGCCGCTATGACATCAGCCGGGACGACCGGCTCCGCTCGACCGTGTCGCTGCGCCGGATCGACGACGACAGCTTTTTCGAATTCACCGGCTGGGGGGCGCAGACGCTGCGCTTCGGTGACGATCAGGGGCAGGTCCCCTTCGCGCTCCCGCTCATCGATTATCGCCGCCGGGTGGACGATCCGCTGCTGGGCGGGCGGATCATGCTGCAGGCGAACTCGCTCGCGCTCGTCCGCACCGACGGGCAGGATACGCAGCGCGCCTTTGCCGGCGCGACGTGGAGCCGGCACGCGGTCACCCCCTGGGGACAGCAGGTGACGGCGACGGCCTTGCTGCGCGGCGATGTCTATCATTCGGATGAGAACGACCGCAGCACGATCCTCCAATATCGCGGCGATCCGGGCTGGCACGGGCGCGGGATCGCGCTCGGTGCGGTGGACGTGAAATGGCCGCTCACCGGCGGGCTGTTCGGCGGGCAGCAGGTGCTGACCCCGCGGGTGCAGCTCGTCGCGGCGCCGCAATTTCGCAACAGCGTCATTCCGAACGAGGATCCGCGCGCGATCGACCTTGAGGATTCCAATCTCTTCGCGCTCAACCGCTTTCCCGGCTATGACCGGGTGGAGGACGGGACGCGCTTCACCTACGGGCTGGACTGGCGCTGGACCCGGCCGGACTGGCGCGCGCTGGCGACCATCGGGCAAAGCTATCGCATCACGCGCGACGATACGCTGCTCCCCGACGGCACGGGGCTGGTCAATCGCACCTCGGACGTGGTCGGGCGCGCCGAATTGCGGTTCCGCGATTTCGTGAAGGCGGCCTATCGCTTTCGCATCGACAAGGACAATCTCGCCTTTCGCCGCAACGAATGGGATCTCACCGTCGGGACGCGCGAAACCTATGCGGAAATCGGCTATCTCAAGCTCGATCGCAACATCCCCGCCGTGCTGGAGGATTTGCAGGACCGCGAGGAATTGCGCCTCGCCGGGCGCTATGCCTTCGCGAGCTACTGGTCGGTGTTCGGATCGACCGTCATCAACCTCACCGATCAGGCGATCAATCCGCAATTCGCCTCCGACGGGTTCGAGGCGTTGCGCACGCGGCTCGGCGTTGCCTATGACGATGAGTGCCTGCAATTCGCGGTCACGTGGCGCTACGACAATTTCGAATCGGGCGACGTACAGCGCGGCAGCACGTTCCTGTTCGATTTCGCGCTGCGCAATTTCGGCCTGTGA
- a CDS encoding leucyl aminopeptidase: MKTRFESAIPNDARTVAYIVDTDTLPGDLPASLKDGAGISRFTGKAGQVFEGFGEAGGKTRRTVLAGAGKPDAKDRQAALEKAGAALVAKYLTSGESMLAIDFGTGSLGAQDAAAVLTGARLRAFRWDKYRTKMKDEQKVSLTEIVAVNAPDGTEAAWNDDAAAVAAGVEFTRELVTEPANIIYPESFVERCRERFAGTGVEITVLTDEDMKRMGMGAILGVGQGSARPPRIIAMHWKGGGDEAPIAFVGKGVTFDSGGISIKPGAGMEDMKWDMGGAGAVAGAMLAVAGRKAKANVVGICGLAENMPDGNAQRPSDVVTTMSGQTVEVINTDAEGRLVLSDSLTWTQQTFKPSRIVDLATLTGAIIITLGNEHAGLFSNDDTLAGELTAAGQAVGDKIWRLPVNDAYDRLIDSPIADIRNVGPRGAGSITAAQFLQRFIENDTPWAHIDIAGMVWADKAGATWDKGATGFAVRLIDRFVRDTAEG, encoded by the coding sequence ATGAAAACCCGTTTCGAAAGCGCCATCCCCAATGATGCGCGCACCGTCGCCTATATCGTCGATACCGATACCCTGCCGGGCGACCTGCCCGCATCGCTCAAGGACGGCGCCGGCATCAGCCGCTTTACCGGCAAGGCGGGGCAGGTCTTCGAAGGGTTCGGCGAGGCGGGTGGCAAGACCCGCCGCACCGTGCTGGCCGGCGCGGGCAAGCCCGATGCGAAGGACCGTCAGGCGGCCCTCGAAAAGGCGGGCGCGGCACTGGTCGCGAAATATCTGACCTCCGGTGAGAGCATGCTGGCCATCGATTTCGGCACCGGCTCGCTGGGTGCGCAGGATGCGGCGGCGGTGCTGACCGGCGCACGGCTGCGCGCGTTCCGCTGGGACAAATATCGCACGAAGATGAAGGACGAGCAGAAGGTTTCGCTCACCGAGATCGTCGCCGTCAACGCGCCCGACGGGACCGAGGCGGCATGGAACGACGATGCCGCCGCCGTCGCCGCCGGTGTCGAATTCACGCGCGAGCTGGTCACCGAACCTGCGAACATCATCTATCCCGAAAGCTTCGTCGAACGGTGCCGCGAACGGTTCGCGGGCACAGGCGTCGAGATCACCGTGCTCACCGATGAAGACATGAAGCGGATGGGCATGGGCGCCATCCTCGGCGTGGGGCAGGGTTCGGCCCGCCCGCCGCGCATCATCGCCATGCACTGGAAGGGTGGCGGCGACGAGGCGCCCATCGCGTTCGTCGGCAAGGGCGTAACCTTCGATTCGGGCGGTATTTCGATCAAGCCCGGCGCCGGCATGGAAGACATGAAGTGGGACATGGGCGGCGCCGGCGCGGTCGCGGGCGCGATGCTGGCCGTGGCGGGGCGCAAGGCGAAGGCCAATGTCGTCGGCATCTGCGGCCTTGCCGAGAACATGCCCGACGGCAATGCGCAGCGGCCGAGCGACGTCGTCACCACGATGAGTGGGCAGACGGTCGAGGTCATCAATACCGACGCCGAAGGGCGCCTCGTGCTCTCCGATTCGCTGACCTGGACGCAGCAGACGTTCAAACCTTCGCGTATCGTCGATCTCGCCACGCTGACCGGGGCGATCATCATCACGCTGGGCAATGAACACGCCGGGTTGTTCAGCAATGACGACACGCTGGCGGGCGAGCTGACCGCGGCGGGGCAGGCCGTGGGCGACAAGATCTGGCGCCTGCCGGTGAACGATGCGTATGACAGGCTGATCGATTCGCCGATCGCCGACATCCGCAATGTCGGCCCGCGCGGCGCCGGGTCGATCACCGCGGCGCAATTCCTGCAACGCTTTATCGAAAACGACACCCCCTGGGCGCATATCGACATCGCCGGCATGGTGTGGGCGGACAAGGCCGGCGCGACCTGGGACAAGGGCGCGACCGGGTTCGCCGTGCGGCTGATCGACCGGTTCGTGCGCGACACGGCGGAAGGCTGA
- a CDS encoding DNA polymerase III subunit chi: MRVDFYHLTRDPAPQAIAEIAPKALARDLRMLIVSGHADQRDAVSQALWNAPGFLAHGEAGGAADARQPLLLSDRVDAANGAQVVGFADGQWRETDGFERAMLFFDESAIDAARDTWRSLKSREGVERHYWKQEEGGWREMG; encoded by the coding sequence ATGCGCGTCGATTTCTACCATCTGACCCGCGATCCCGCCCCGCAGGCCATCGCCGAAATCGCGCCCAAGGCGCTTGCCCGCGATCTGCGCATGCTGATCGTGAGCGGCCATGCGGATCAGCGCGACGCAGTGTCGCAGGCGCTTTGGAATGCGCCCGGCTTTCTCGCCCATGGGGAGGCGGGCGGCGCGGCCGATGCGCGGCAACCGCTGCTCCTTTCCGACAGGGTCGATGCGGCCAATGGCGCGCAGGTCGTCGGGTTCGCCGATGGGCAATGGCGGGAGACCGACGGGTTCGAGCGCGCGATGCTGTTCTTCGACGAAAGCGCGATCGACGCGGCGCGCGACACCTGGCGTTCGCTCAAATCCCGCGAAGGGGTCGAGCGGCATTACTGGAAACAGGAGGAGGGCGGCTGGCGCGAAATGGGGTGA
- the ndk gene encoding nucleoside-diphosphate kinase, translating into MAATRTFSIIKPDATRRNLTGAVTKMLEDAGLRVVASKRIQMTKEQAEGFYAVHKERPFYGELVDFMISGPVVVQVLEGEDAVKRNRDVMGATNPADADEGTIRKAYAESIEANSVHGSDSEENAKTEIAFFFDENEIVG; encoded by the coding sequence ATGGCTGCCACGCGCACCTTTTCGATCATCAAGCCCGACGCCACCCGCCGCAACCTGACCGGCGCCGTCACGAAAATGCTGGAGGATGCCGGCCTGCGCGTCGTCGCGTCGAAGCGCATCCAGATGACCAAGGAACAGGCCGAGGGCTTCTATGCCGTGCACAAGGAACGCCCGTTCTATGGCGAGCTGGTCGATTTCATGATCAGCGGCCCGGTCGTGGTCCAGGTGCTCGAAGGCGAGGATGCGGTGAAGCGCAACCGTGACGTCATGGGCGCGACCAACCCCGCCGACGCGGACGAAGGTACGATCCGCAAGGCCTATGCCGAATCGATCGAAGCCAATTCGGTCCACGGTTCGGACAGCGAAGAAAACGCCAAGACCGAGATCGCCTTCTTCTTCGACGAGAACGAAATCGTCGGCTGA
- a CDS encoding sulfotransferase: MSDMRDAHPPRDPLARGRLADRASDALAAAWRRGWLPYPTLDPDALWAKARRGFPTDCENFGRSAADVADFAERVRRLTAALEEEARLNPLGRAMAHGQIVRIMRQHLALGRLWRDRPEMARTPMAPPIIVVGQMRSGTTRLHRLLAADPALSATRFCDSWSPVPQTPDLRPLMGGVMLWIARRLDPWIDSLHPFGAARVDEELGWLTTALLHPALEAQWRIPSFSAWSEARDPAPCYREFARILASDAAHRGNADRPRVLKVPQFSEDLAAVMATFPDARIVTIDRARRDVTASAASLVANQMIVQSDHVDPAWIGAEWTRKVALREARMEAALQHWDGPLVRLSFAEFNADWRAAIGRCYDGLGLSLSARAEAAMAARMKRARHSPHRRHRYDPADFGLPRAGTAR, translated from the coding sequence ATGAGCGACATGCGCGATGCGCACCCACCACGCGATCCGCTCGCGCGCGGACGGTTGGCCGACCGGGCGAGCGATGCGCTGGCGGCGGCGTGGCGGCGCGGCTGGCTGCCCTATCCCACGCTCGACCCGGACGCGCTATGGGCAAAGGCGCGGCGCGGGTTTCCGACCGATTGCGAGAATTTCGGGCGCAGCGCCGCCGACGTCGCCGATTTTGCCGAACGGGTACGCCGCCTGACCGCCGCGCTGGAGGAGGAGGCCCGGCTCAATCCGCTGGGCCGGGCGATGGCGCATGGGCAGATCGTGCGGATCATGCGGCAGCATCTCGCGCTGGGAAGGCTGTGGCGCGACCGACCGGAGATGGCGCGCACCCCGATGGCGCCGCCGATCATCGTGGTGGGGCAGATGCGGTCCGGCACGACGCGCCTGCACCGCCTGCTCGCCGCCGATCCAGCCCTGTCGGCGACCCGGTTCTGCGACAGCTGGTCGCCGGTGCCGCAGACGCCCGATCTGCGTCCGCTGATGGGCGGGGTCATGCTCTGGATCGCGCGGCGGCTCGACCCGTGGATCGATTCGCTGCACCCCTTCGGCGCGGCACGGGTGGACGAGGAGCTGGGCTGGCTCACCACCGCATTGCTGCACCCCGCGCTCGAGGCGCAATGGCGCATCCCGTCCTTTTCGGCATGGAGCGAGGCGCGCGACCCCGCCCCGTGCTACCGCGAATTCGCCCGCATCCTCGCCAGTGATGCGGCGCATCGCGGCAATGCGGATCGCCCGCGGGTGTTGAAGGTCCCTCAATTCAGCGAAGACCTCGCCGCCGTCATGGCGACATTTCCCGACGCCCGCATCGTCACGATTGACCGCGCCCGCCGCGACGTCACGGCAAGCGCGGCCTCCCTCGTCGCGAACCAGATGATCGTGCAGTCGGACCATGTCGACCCGGCGTGGATCGGCGCGGAATGGACGCGCAAGGTCGCGCTGCGCGAGGCGCGGATGGAGGCGGCGTTGCAGCATTGGGACGGCCCGCTGGTGCGCCTGTCCTTTGCCGAGTTCAATGCCGACTGGCGCGCGGCGATCGGGCGGTGTTACGATGGGCTGGGACTGTCTCTGTCGGCACGGGCCGAGGCCGCGATGGCCGCCCGCATGAAACGCGCACGCCATTCGCCGCACCGGCGGCACCGCTACGACCCGGCGGATTTCGGCCTTCCGCGCGCGGGCACGGCGCGCTGA
- a CDS encoding AI-2E family transporter, translating to MIRTPFAPRPEDMPFLRKIAWLVVISAALLIVWRAASLLILVFGSVLGAVVFHAAARLFRRIGIRGEGASLILGILLVLSVVGLIIWLFASQFGYQIRNLGTELPAALAELADNVDDTPLGLTAVAAVRDAIDGAAFRELLGSLSFGVVEIFLNSIIVLVGALFFAASPDVYKRGLVVMTPPAAREKVGIVIEEIALALRLWLVAQLLCMASMGLLVAGGLWLIGVEGWAMLGLLAGLSEFVPYVGPLAAMVPTLALAAPEGGQMIGLVFVVYFAVRMIQTNLITPFVTRSVVSIPPALTLFVILGVGAVFGIYGLFFSAAMLVVAFVGIREIYLRDTLGEEGIEAIPQEVDEDEPQ from the coding sequence ATGATCCGCACGCCATTCGCCCCCCGGCCCGAGGACATGCCCTTCCTGCGTAAGATCGCGTGGCTCGTGGTCATCAGCGCGGCGCTGCTCATCGTGTGGCGCGCGGCGAGCCTGCTCATCCTCGTGTTCGGGTCGGTGCTGGGCGCGGTGGTGTTCCATGCCGCCGCCCGGCTGTTCCGGCGTATCGGCATCCGGGGGGAGGGCGCCTCGCTCATCCTCGGCATCCTGCTGGTGCTGTCGGTGGTGGGGCTGATTATCTGGCTGTTCGCCTCGCAATTCGGGTATCAGATCCGCAATCTCGGCACGGAACTGCCCGCTGCCCTCGCCGAACTTGCCGACAATGTCGACGATACGCCCCTCGGCCTGACGGCGGTGGCGGCGGTGCGCGATGCGATCGACGGCGCCGCGTTTCGCGAATTGCTCGGCAGCCTGAGCTTTGGCGTCGTGGAGATCTTCCTCAATTCCATCATCGTGCTGGTGGGGGCATTGTTCTTTGCCGCGAGCCCCGATGTGTACAAGCGCGGGCTGGTGGTGATGACGCCCCCCGCCGCGCGCGAAAAGGTCGGCATCGTGATCGAGGAGATCGCGCTTGCGCTCCGGCTGTGGCTCGTCGCGCAATTGCTGTGCATGGCGTCGATGGGGCTGCTGGTGGCTGGCGGGCTGTGGCTGATCGGGGTCGAGGGGTGGGCGATGCTCGGCCTGCTCGCCGGATTGTCCGAATTCGTGCCCTATGTGGGACCGCTGGCCGCGATGGTGCCTACGCTCGCGCTCGCCGCGCCCGAAGGGGGGCAGATGATCGGCCTCGTCTTCGTCGTCTATTTCGCCGTGCGGATGATACAGACGAACCTCATCACCCCCTTCGTCACGCGCTCGGTCGTGTCGATCCCGCCGGCGCTGACCCTGTTCGTGATCCTCGGCGTGGGGGCGGTGTTCGGGATTTACGGGCTGTTCTTTTCCGCCGCGATGCTGGTCGTGGCGTTTGTCGGGATACGCGAGATCTACCTGCGCGATACGCTCGGCGAGGAAGGGATCGAGGCGATTCCGCAGGAGGTCGACGAGGACGAGCCGCAATAG
- the purM gene encoding phosphoribosylformylglycinamidine cyclo-ligase — MTDERNAARPDAARPDGADGTNESYSYAKAGVSIAAGNALVKAIGPLAKSTARPGATSELGGFGGFFDPKAAGYSDPLLVAANDGVGTKVKLAIDHDRHDHIGIDLVAMCVNDLIVQGAEPLFFLDYFATGKLENDVAVRVVAGIAEGCKQAGCALIGGETAEMPGMYGPGDYDLAGFCVGAVERGEQLTGDRVAAGDVLLGLASSGVHSNGYSLVRRLAADKGWKLDRPALFDQDVLLIDALIAPTRIYVKSLLGPVRAARIHALAHITGGGLLENVPRVLPEGLHARIDADSWPQTRLMAFLQAQGNIEPEEMARTFNCGIGMVLSVAPDEVESLTADLKAAGETVHRIGEIVEGQRGCTVSGTHWAAREPWSAVHEA; from the coding sequence ATGACCGACGAACGCAACGCCGCCCGCCCCGATGCCGCCCGCCCCGATGGCGCGGACGGCACGAACGAATCCTACAGCTATGCCAAGGCCGGCGTTTCCATCGCCGCGGGCAATGCGCTGGTAAAGGCGATCGGCCCGCTCGCGAAATCGACGGCGCGGCCCGGCGCCACATCGGAGCTGGGCGGGTTCGGCGGGTTCTTCGACCCGAAGGCGGCGGGATATTCCGATCCCCTGCTCGTCGCGGCAAACGACGGCGTGGGCACGAAGGTAAAGCTCGCCATCGACCATGACCGGCACGACCATATCGGCATCGATCTCGTCGCCATGTGCGTCAACGATCTGATCGTGCAGGGGGCCGAGCCGCTGTTCTTCCTCGATTATTTCGCGACCGGAAAGCTGGAAAACGACGTCGCGGTGCGAGTCGTCGCCGGCATCGCCGAGGGGTGCAAACAGGCCGGCTGCGCGCTGATCGGCGGGGAAACGGCGGAAATGCCGGGCATGTACGGGCCGGGCGATTACGATCTTGCGGGGTTCTGCGTCGGTGCGGTGGAACGCGGCGAACAGCTGACCGGGGACCGGGTCGCGGCGGGCGACGTGCTGCTCGGCCTTGCCTCGTCGGGCGTGCATTCCAACGGCTATTCGCTGGTCCGCCGGCTCGCCGCCGACAAGGGGTGGAAGCTCGACCGTCCGGCCCTCTTCGATCAGGATGTCCTGCTCATCGACGCGCTCATCGCGCCGACGCGGATTTATGTGAAGAGCCTGCTTGGTCCCGTGCGCGCGGCACGCATCCATGCGCTGGCGCATATCACGGGCGGAGGCCTGCTCGAAAACGTGCCGCGCGTCCTGCCCGAAGGGTTGCACGCGCGCATCGACGCCGACAGCTGGCCGCAGACGCGGTTGATGGCGTTCCTGCAGGCGCAGGGCAATATCGAACCCGAGGAGATGGCGCGCACCTTCAACTGCGGCATCGGCATGGTGCTGTCGGTGGCGCCGGACGAGGTGGAAAGCCTCACCGCCGATCTGAAGGCGGCGGGCGAAACCGTGCACCGCATCGGCGAGATCGTCGAGGGTCAGCGCGGCTGCACCGTGTCGGGCACGCACTGGGCCGCGCGGGAACCGTGGAGCGCCGTCCACGAGGCATGA
- a CDS encoding heavy-metal-associated domain-containing protein: protein MLSFPAPTPAFSGLGTRALRGWRLLLVMAGVVLLALIGWRAIAQVEGDRGIPPIASTGDFEIGGITVNTMGKNATDARQNGWREAQRKAWGVLYARSNGGAEAPELPDSRIASMVSAVVVEEERIGPRRYVARLGVIFDRARAGEILGSVGGAQARSAPMLVVPVTFSGGVASLYETRTPWQRAWAEFRTAQSPIDYVRPSGSGYESLILNAGQMVRRSRSWWRVVLDEFGASSVVFPVARLERQYPGGPVKGTFTARFGPENDYLGSFTMTAESEEALPVMLARAAQRLDRIYANALAAGRLGVDDTLDMQEQALDPAVLEALARDLRQAAAPSAPSPSQAPQPAPSAGSSAGEGTSSPQPAPSTPAIANYTVQVATPDPAAFDGALSAIRSVPGVQSATVGSTAIGGTSVVRVGYAGDLSDLAASLSARGWRVTQGSGALSISR from the coding sequence ATGTTGTCCTTTCCCGCCCCCACCCCCGCATTTTCCGGTCTTGGCACGCGTGCGTTGCGTGGCTGGCGGCTCTTGCTCGTCATGGCGGGCGTGGTCCTGCTCGCCCTGATCGGGTGGCGCGCCATCGCGCAGGTCGAAGGCGACCGCGGCATTCCGCCCATCGCCAGCACCGGCGATTTCGAGATCGGCGGGATCACCGTCAACACCATGGGGAAAAACGCGACCGACGCGCGGCAGAACGGCTGGCGCGAGGCGCAGCGCAAGGCGTGGGGCGTGCTCTACGCCCGCTCCAACGGCGGGGCCGAAGCGCCCGAACTTCCCGATTCGCGAATCGCGTCGATGGTGTCCGCCGTCGTGGTGGAGGAAGAACGCATCGGCCCGCGCCGCTATGTCGCGCGGCTCGGCGTGATCTTCGACCGGGCGCGGGCGGGTGAGATCCTCGGGTCGGTCGGCGGGGCGCAGGCGCGTTCGGCGCCGATGCTGGTCGTGCCGGTCACATTCTCAGGCGGCGTGGCGTCCCTGTACGAAACGCGCACGCCATGGCAGCGGGCATGGGCCGAATTCCGCACCGCGCAAAGCCCCATCGATTATGTCCGGCCGAGTGGATCGGGCTACGAATCGCTTATTCTCAATGCGGGGCAGATGGTCCGGCGCAGCCGTAGCTGGTGGCGGGTCGTGCTCGACGAATTCGGGGCGAGCAGCGTCGTGTTCCCGGTCGCGCGGCTCGAACGGCAATATCCCGGCGGCCCGGTGAAGGGCACGTTCACCGCGCGCTTCGGGCCGGAAAACGATTATCTCGGCAGCTTCACCATGACGGCGGAAAGCGAAGAGGCGTTGCCGGTCATGCTGGCGCGCGCGGCGCAGCGGCTCGACCGGATCTATGCCAATGCGCTGGCGGCCGGGCGGCTCGGCGTCGACGATACGCTCGACATGCAGGAGCAGGCCCTCGATCCCGCCGTGCTCGAGGCGCTCGCCCGCGACCTGCGCCAGGCCGCCGCACCCTCCGCACCGTCGCCGTCGCAGGCACCGCAGCCCGCACCGTCCGCCGGATCTTCCGCTGGCGAGGGCACGAGCAGCCCGCAGCCTGCGCCCAGCACGCCGGCGATCGCGAATTACACCGTGCAGGTCGCCACGCCCGACCCCGCCGCATTCGACGGCGCCCTCTCCGCCATCCGCAGCGTTCCGGGCGTGCAATCCGCCACGGTCGGATCGACGGCGATCGGCGGGACGTCAGTCGTGCGGGTCGGCTATGCCGGCGATCTGTCCGATCTCGCCGCGTCGCTTTCGGCGCGGGGATGGCGCGTGACGCAAGGGTCGGGTGCGCTCTCGATCAGCCGGTAG